A window from Candidatus Gracilibacteria bacterium encodes these proteins:
- the dnaN gene encoding DNA polymerase III subunit beta, which produces MKLTCSQADLALALSLVNRAVSPNNTLPVLNNILIKAEGRKLFLCATNLEIAISASFDADVQNEGTLTVPAKVFSAYASLLEENTVEMGVLNGNTLVIRTDGSESKMKGISSEEFPLLPKLENPKVFTLLVEPLKEAIEQVVFAASTNVSRPVLTGLYWKLEAKVLKLVATDSYRLGEKTVEVPENDEELSFIIPSKTAQELLKILESTNEKSFEVRIGKGQILFKVGGVEIISRLIDGTFPDYERIIPKEIKTELTLSKEDFILALKKLSVIVRENNNNVKIRTEKDKLLVFSDETQVGQGACEIPVQGGSVETVETALNVQYLLDVLAHIKDEKVHFSLNDGLSPVMVTPAQASGYLHIIMPLKI; this is translated from the coding sequence ATGAAACTCACTTGTTCCCAAGCCGACCTTGCTCTTGCTCTTTCTTTGGTGAATAGAGCGGTGAGCCCAAACAACACCCTTCCCGTGCTTAATAATATTTTAATTAAAGCGGAGGGGCGAAAACTTTTTCTTTGTGCCACCAATTTGGAAATTGCAATCAGTGCATCTTTTGATGCAGATGTTCAAAACGAAGGAACGCTGACTGTTCCTGCGAAAGTTTTTAGTGCGTACGCGAGTTTACTTGAGGAAAATACCGTGGAAATGGGCGTTTTAAATGGAAATACGCTGGTTATTCGTACCGATGGATCCGAAAGTAAGATGAAGGGAATCTCGAGCGAAGAATTTCCTTTACTACCCAAACTCGAAAACCCAAAAGTATTTACACTTTTAGTGGAACCCCTTAAAGAAGCGATTGAACAGGTTGTTTTCGCAGCATCCACAAATGTTTCTCGGCCCGTACTCACCGGACTTTACTGGAAACTCGAGGCAAAAGTTTTAAAACTAGTGGCCACAGACAGTTATCGACTGGGTGAAAAAACAGTGGAAGTTCCTGAAAATGACGAAGAACTTTCTTTTATAATCCCCTCAAAGACCGCGCAAGAACTCTTAAAGATTTTGGAAAGCACGAATGAAAAGAGTTTTGAAGTTCGAATAGGAAAGGGGCAGATTTTATTTAAAGTGGGCGGTGTGGAAATCATTTCCAGGTTGATCGACGGTACTTTTCCAGATTATGAGCGAATCATTCCAAAAGAAATTAAAACGGAACTCACACTCTCCAAGGAAGACTTTATTCTAGCCCTCAAAAAACTTTCCGTGATTGTACGAGAAAACAACAACAATGTTAAAATTCGTACCGAAAAAGATAAATTACTCGTGTTTAGTGATGAAACTCAAGTTGGACAAGGGGCCTGTGAAATTCCAGTACAGGGTGGGAGCGTAGAAACCGTTGAAACCGCACTCAATGTTCAATACCTCTTGGATGTTTTGGCTCACATAAAAGATGAAAAAGTTCATTTCAGCTTGAACGACGGACTTTCTCCTGTTATGGTGACGCCTGCCCAAGCGAGCGGGTATTTGCATATCATTATGCCCCTCAAAATTTAA
- the mfd gene encoding transcription-repair coupling factor, which yields MKECRHLIKLFPSGQNLKVIEQFKDQGYSSLSGSGNYSSKAFLVSDVLRELKDINKVLWICSDQNHKENIIRALSLWSEVPVYDLNLEENPTRNREVERKNKVKKMEFLSFTLQKEAARFYIIQYKDLFPTYPNLNEIEKSVLKLSQRDEIDSMDFFESLIELGYEVADDSFVEKGEYFRHGDLLTIWPVNSELPLRIELAFDEVEKITLFDQNKKEAISEISSVEIYPIDIPDGSSKLLSTFGRGSLVLDDEVEFPDSETEAFEAAMAERNSESRYIEFRSFMEETPYHHHLHYLSVLKYYNPLDFIADLREKIMQEWTVFLFTKHPEQYHKLFEEKGIACRNYSNGDYRGGAEVVLFPIGQEDVFPEAFQNPALKLTLITDRNIGNFVETEKRAPERQKVYTDFLTGLKTGDFVVHSDHGIGLFLGLDKRTIEQVTREYLKIGYAENDKLFVPIDQADKVSKFIGSGDRPPKLTRLGSAEWSTLQNRVRKETEKIAQELLELYAERESARGFVFSGDTQRMIQFEKNFEYEETPGQTRAILDVKRDMEGKKPMDRLVCGDVGFGKTEVSMRAAFKAVEGGKQVAVLAPITILVDQHYKNFKKRMEGFDVRIEMLSRFRSPAEQKKILRALEKGEIDIIIGTHRLLQGDIKFKDLGLVIIDEEQRFGVKQKEALKDLRKEVHILTMTATPIPRTLNISLHGLRDISTITTPPPGRLPIVTEVRRFSLGLIKSTVEKEIERGGQIYFLHNRVQTIDDMAAKLRSLLPKARIVVTHGKLRPDDLEQRILAFKNGEYDILVSSTIIENGIDLPNANTLIVNSAERFGLAQLYQLRGRVGRSRKQAYAYFLYHMKRLPLDAKKRLRAIVEANELGAGFQIAMKDLEIRGAGDILGANQSGAIQVVGVSHFIRMLNQAVDDLKKGRKVAEENGIPEVTIEIPLPAYVPDEYIVSSKEKISVYQKLAGADTLEYLTELRTELTEDYGRMPEEVGNLFRVLEIKMLAKKARVINVKAENVHSSEDRQIILHMSSFVKPENILSMLECNSKWIISGTKLKISFKDLGVGWVEELKKSLAALGKKAKNVPGSEVEKGARRRHF from the coding sequence GTGAAAGAATGTAGACATTTGATCAAGCTTTTTCCTTCCGGTCAAAACCTGAAGGTCATTGAGCAATTTAAAGACCAGGGTTATTCCTCACTTTCAGGGAGCGGGAATTATTCCTCAAAGGCTTTTTTAGTTTCGGATGTTTTAAGAGAGCTCAAAGACATCAATAAAGTGCTTTGGATTTGCAGTGATCAAAACCACAAAGAGAATATTATTCGTGCCCTTTCTTTGTGGAGTGAGGTTCCGGTTTATGACCTTAATCTCGAAGAAAATCCAACAAGAAATAGAGAGGTGGAACGGAAGAACAAGGTCAAGAAAATGGAGTTTTTGAGTTTTACTCTTCAAAAAGAGGCGGCCCGATTTTACATCATTCAATACAAGGACCTTTTCCCCACATACCCCAACCTTAATGAAATAGAGAAAAGCGTTTTAAAACTTTCTCAGCGAGATGAAATCGACAGCATGGACTTTTTTGAATCTTTGATAGAACTTGGTTATGAGGTTGCCGATGACTCTTTTGTGGAAAAAGGGGAGTATTTTCGGCACGGAGATTTGCTCACCATTTGGCCGGTGAACAGTGAGCTGCCGCTGCGCATTGAGCTCGCCTTTGATGAGGTGGAGAAAATAACCCTCTTCGACCAGAATAAAAAAGAAGCCATTTCTGAGATTTCTTCGGTGGAAATTTACCCCATCGACATTCCGGACGGCAGCAGCAAGCTGCTCAGCACTTTTGGACGGGGGTCTTTGGTTTTGGACGACGAAGTGGAATTTCCGGACAGTGAAACGGAGGCCTTTGAAGCGGCGATGGCGGAAAGGAATTCGGAATCCAGATACATCGAGTTCCGATCCTTTATGGAGGAGACCCCGTACCACCACCACCTTCATTATCTTTCGGTTCTTAAATATTATAATCCGCTCGACTTCATCGCCGATCTGCGAGAAAAAATCATGCAAGAGTGGACGGTCTTTTTGTTCACCAAACATCCCGAGCAGTACCACAAGCTGTTTGAAGAAAAGGGGATAGCGTGCAGGAATTACAGTAATGGAGATTACCGCGGTGGGGCGGAAGTGGTGCTTTTCCCCATTGGCCAGGAGGATGTTTTCCCCGAGGCTTTTCAAAACCCGGCGCTCAAGCTCACGCTGATTACGGATCGAAATATTGGGAATTTTGTGGAGACGGAGAAGCGCGCGCCGGAGCGGCAAAAAGTGTACACCGACTTTCTAACCGGACTCAAAACCGGAGATTTTGTGGTGCACAGTGATCATGGAATTGGGCTGTTTTTGGGCTTGGATAAGCGCACCATTGAGCAAGTGACTCGTGAGTATTTGAAGATTGGCTACGCCGAAAACGACAAGCTTTTTGTGCCGATTGATCAGGCGGACAAGGTTTCCAAATTCATCGGGTCCGGAGACCGGCCGCCAAAACTCACACGACTTGGCAGCGCGGAATGGAGTACGCTCCAAAATCGAGTACGCAAAGAAACCGAGAAAATCGCACAAGAACTGCTGGAACTTTACGCCGAACGGGAAAGCGCTCGCGGCTTTGTTTTTAGTGGGGACACTCAACGGATGATTCAGTTCGAGAAGAATTTTGAGTATGAGGAAACGCCCGGACAGACGCGTGCCATTTTGGATGTGAAGCGAGACATGGAAGGGAAGAAGCCCATGGATCGACTGGTGTGTGGGGATGTTGGGTTTGGGAAAACGGAAGTTTCTATGCGGGCCGCGTTTAAGGCGGTTGAAGGGGGGAAGCAGGTTGCGGTTTTGGCGCCGATCACCATTCTTGTGGACCAGCACTACAAAAACTTTAAGAAACGAATGGAGGGATTTGATGTCCGCATCGAGATGTTGAGCCGCTTTCGCTCGCCCGCCGAACAAAAGAAAATTCTCCGCGCGCTGGAGAAGGGAGAGATTGATATTATTATTGGGACGCATCGATTGCTTCAAGGCGACATCAAATTTAAAGACCTCGGGCTCGTGATTATTGATGAGGAACAGCGCTTTGGAGTGAAGCAAAAAGAGGCGCTTAAAGACTTGCGCAAGGAGGTGCACATTCTCACGATGACCGCTACGCCGATTCCACGAACGCTCAACATTTCTTTGCATGGGCTGAGGGACATTTCCACCATCACCACGCCGCCTCCCGGACGGCTCCCCATTGTTACCGAGGTGCGGCGGTTTTCACTCGGGCTTATTAAAAGTACGGTGGAAAAAGAAATTGAACGGGGCGGGCAAATTTACTTTTTGCACAACCGCGTGCAAACCATCGATGACATGGCCGCTAAGCTGCGATCCTTGCTCCCAAAGGCTCGGATTGTGGTTACGCACGGAAAACTCCGCCCAGACGACCTGGAGCAGCGAATTTTGGCATTTAAGAATGGGGAGTACGATATTTTAGTGAGCTCCACGATTATTGAAAATGGAATTGACTTGCCCAACGCCAACACCCTCATTGTGAACAGTGCCGAGCGCTTTGGACTGGCGCAATTGTACCAGCTCCGCGGGCGCGTTGGGCGCAGCCGAAAACAAGCCTACGCGTACTTTTTGTACCACATGAAGCGCCTACCGCTGGACGCAAAAAAACGGCTCCGCGCCATTGTGGAGGCCAATGAACTCGGCGCCGGATTCCAAATTGCGATGAAAGATTTGGAGATCCGTGGAGCGGGAGATATTTTGGGCGCAAATCAAAGCGGCGCCATTCAGGTGGTGGGAGTTTCGCATTTTATTCGCATGCTCAATCAAGCCGTGGATGACCTCAAGAAGGGACGAAAGGTCGCCGAAGAAAATGGCATCCCCGAGGTGACCATAGAAATTCCGCTGCCCGCCTATGTGCCGGATGAATACATTGTGAGCTCCAAAGAAAAGATTTCCGTTTACCAAAAGTTGGCGGGCGCCGATACTTTGGAATACCTCACGGAACTGCGCACGGAGCTTACCGAAGATTATGGAAGAATGCCGGAAGAAGTGGGCAACTTGTTCCGCGTGCTTGAAATCAAGATGCTCGCCAAAAAAGCCCGCGTTATTAATGTGAAAGCCGAAAATGTGCACAGCAGCGAGGACCGCCAAATCATTTTGCACATGTCTTCTTTTGTGAAGCCGGAAAACATTTTGTCCATGCTGGAATGCAACTCCAAGTGGATCATCTCCGGCACCAAACTCAAAATCAGCTTCAAAGACCTCGGCGTGGGCTGGGTGGAAGAACTCAAAAAGAGCCTCGCCGCACTGGGCAAAAAAGCTAAGAATGTGCCCGGAAGCGAGGTGGAGAAGTGAGCGCGGCGACGGCATTTTTAA
- a CDS encoding helix-turn-helix domain-containing protein, translating into MLTATDLSRIVALLKQFECNESEAKIYVESLKTGPTTVQELAKKMKRNRVTVHSAVEQLVEKGLLYETRKENRRLIGAEEPDILHRLLQKRENEMKLLKSNLDYVTGLLNSVQAVDKSIPTVKFYEGLDGFKKMLEETLTARGKVFVFTYVDLFSKLLGPEYLEDYFVRRAKKGIYTRLIFPPCAFATRVNKKAKEYNIEVRLLPPELQWKSGIFSWNDSMSLMSYTEGKLTNTIIENKDIAYFYQNVIFELCWAMAKPM; encoded by the coding sequence ATGCTTACTGCTACCGATTTAAGTCGAATTGTGGCCTTGCTCAAGCAGTTTGAGTGCAATGAAAGCGAGGCGAAAATTTATGTGGAGTCGCTTAAGACGGGGCCCACGACCGTGCAAGAGTTGGCAAAGAAAATGAAGCGGAATCGCGTCACCGTGCACAGCGCGGTGGAACAACTTGTTGAAAAGGGCTTGCTGTATGAAACTCGAAAAGAAAATCGACGGTTGATTGGGGCGGAAGAGCCGGACATTTTGCATCGTTTGCTTCAAAAACGCGAGAATGAAATGAAGCTACTGAAGTCGAATTTGGACTATGTAACGGGTCTATTGAATTCGGTGCAGGCGGTCGATAAAAGTATTCCGACGGTGAAGTTTTATGAAGGATTGGACGGGTTCAAGAAAATGCTCGAAGAGACTTTGACGGCGAGGGGTAAGGTCTTTGTTTTCACTTATGTTGACCTGTTCTCTAAGTTGCTTGGGCCCGAGTATTTAGAAGATTATTTTGTTCGCCGTGCTAAGAAAGGCATTTATACCCGTCTGATTTTTCCACCCTGCGCATTCGCCACGCGAGTGAACAAAAAGGCCAAGGAGTACAATATTGAGGTGAGACTTTTGCCACCGGAACTCCAGTGGAAATCCGGAATTTTTTCTTGGAACGACTCCATGTCTCTCATGTCTTACACGGAAGGCAAGCTCACCAATACGATCATCGAAAACAAGGACATCGCGTACTTTTACCAGAATGTGATTTTTGAACTCTGCTGGGCGATGGCGAAACCCATGTAG
- a CDS encoding DUF4256 domain-containing protein — protein MNTAEQKEFLGALKARFEKNMNRHKGFEWAKVQARLEGNGEKVGALYEMERTGGEPDLVGQDEKTGEYLFYDCSEESPKERRSVCYDREALDGRKEHKPANSAMDMAGEMGVELLSEEEYRGLQELGDFDLKTSSWIKTPAAVRKLGGALFCDRRYDKVFVYHNGAESYYAARGFRGVARV, from the coding sequence ATGAATACAGCAGAACAAAAAGAGTTTCTTGGGGCACTGAAGGCGCGTTTTGAAAAAAACATGAATCGGCATAAAGGTTTTGAGTGGGCTAAGGTGCAGGCCAGGCTGGAGGGTAATGGCGAAAAGGTGGGGGCGCTTTATGAAATGGAAAGAACGGGTGGAGAGCCGGACCTTGTGGGTCAGGATGAAAAAACGGGAGAATATCTTTTTTATGATTGCAGCGAGGAAAGCCCAAAAGAGCGGAGAAGTGTTTGTTATGATCGCGAAGCTTTGGATGGAAGGAAGGAACACAAGCCGGCAAACAGTGCCATGGATATGGCGGGGGAGATGGGCGTTGAGCTCTTATCTGAGGAGGAGTACCGAGGGTTGCAGGAACTTGGAGATTTTGATTTAAAAACATCAAGCTGGATTAAAACACCTGCGGCCGTCCGGAAACTGGGCGGGGCGCTCTTTTGTGATCGTCGCTACGACAAAGTTTTTGTGTACCACAATGGTGCGGAGTCCTATTATGCCGCCAGGGGATTCCGTGGGGTGGCGAGAGTTTAG
- a CDS encoding chorismate mutase, giving the protein MSLDSHTDTYEPDTPPNLARIDELRGEIEAVDESLLAHLAQLHSYRNEMKVLEARLSPLRARNAAALGVPLPLVEGLFALLAKESVEEVPEPSTTEIRQKMIEDASFSLIALLAQRLNCINRIGAVKAVLGLSVCDSTREAELKSLHARTAVPLNLPLPLVETVFTLILEDSKACQRRSR; this is encoded by the coding sequence ATGAGCCTCGACTCCCATACCGACACATATGAACCCGATACTCCTCCCAACCTCGCTCGCATAGACGAGCTGCGGGGGGAAATTGAAGCGGTGGATGAGAGCCTCCTCGCACACTTGGCTCAGCTCCACAGCTACAGAAACGAGATGAAGGTCCTGGAGGCCAGGCTCAGCCCCTTGCGCGCCAGAAATGCTGCTGCCTTAGGCGTGCCCCTCCCCCTCGTTGAAGGGCTCTTTGCGCTTCTTGCAAAAGAATCTGTCGAGGAAGTTCCTGAGCCCAGCACCACAGAGATCCGTCAAAAAATGATCGAGGACGCAAGCTTCAGTCTCATTGCCCTGCTGGCTCAACGCCTGAATTGCATCAACCGAATCGGCGCAGTAAAAGCAGTTCTCGGTCTTTCGGTCTGCGACTCCACTCGTGAAGCAGAGCTCAAATCCTTACATGCCAGAACCGCAGTACCCCTAAACCTGCCCCTCCCCCTCGTTGAAACGGTTTTCACCCTCATCCTGGAAGACTCGAAGGCGTGTCAGAGGCGTTCCCGCTAA
- a CDS encoding peptidase U32 family protein: protein MQKIEIMAPVGSFEALSAAINAGCDSIYFGVEQLNMRARAAHNFTLEELKEVVKLCEESGVRSYLTMNTLLYQHDLVLMRKILDAAKAAGISAVIVQDIAAIQYARSIGLSLHASTQLSISNYEAVKFYAQFADTLVLAREVDMEMMREICKKIEEEWLKGPGGALVRIEVFVHGALCIAQSGRCQMSLITNNTSAQRGACLQECRKKYRVTDEETGTEMVIEDGFVLSPTDLCCLPFLDKLAETGVSVFKIEGRGKSADYVSKVVQVYREARDAILEGTFTKERIEAWMTELKSVYNRGFSEGYYLGRKLPEWSGSSGSKATDEKIYAGEVSHYFAKAKIAELNLLAHELKKGDEFVVIGKTTGAVFGRVESMMKDGAEVEECGRQGLATIPLVETVRKNDKIYLLKKRALNAL from the coding sequence ATGCAAAAAATTGAAATCATGGCCCCGGTGGGTTCCTTTGAAGCGCTTTCGGCTGCGATAAATGCCGGCTGCGACAGTATTTATTTTGGCGTGGAGCAGCTCAATATGCGGGCGAGAGCGGCCCATAATTTCACCTTGGAAGAACTTAAGGAGGTGGTGAAGCTTTGTGAGGAGAGTGGGGTTCGGTCCTACCTCACCATGAATACGCTTTTGTATCAGCATGACCTTGTTTTGATGCGTAAAATTTTGGATGCGGCAAAGGCGGCGGGGATTTCCGCGGTTATTGTTCAAGACATCGCGGCCATTCAGTACGCACGATCCATTGGACTTTCCTTGCATGCCTCCACGCAACTTTCCATTTCCAATTACGAAGCGGTGAAGTTTTATGCGCAGTTTGCGGACACCCTTGTTTTGGCACGAGAAGTGGATATGGAAATGATGAGAGAAATCTGTAAAAAGATTGAAGAGGAATGGCTTAAAGGTCCGGGTGGAGCCTTGGTTCGTATTGAAGTGTTTGTGCATGGGGCACTTTGCATTGCCCAAAGTGGACGCTGCCAGATGAGTTTGATCACCAATAATACTTCTGCGCAACGAGGCGCGTGTTTGCAAGAATGCCGGAAAAAGTACCGGGTGACGGACGAGGAGACCGGCACGGAAATGGTGATTGAAGATGGATTTGTGCTCAGCCCAACGGACCTCTGTTGCCTTCCTTTTTTGGATAAACTGGCGGAGACAGGGGTGTCTGTTTTTAAGATTGAAGGGCGGGGAAAAAGCGCGGATTATGTGAGCAAGGTGGTGCAGGTGTACCGTGAAGCGCGAGATGCGATTTTGGAAGGGACTTTCACAAAAGAAAGGATTGAAGCATGGATGACGGAACTCAAAAGTGTATACAACCGCGGGTTCTCCGAAGGGTATTATTTGGGCCGAAAACTCCCCGAGTGGAGCGGATCTTCCGGCAGCAAGGCCACGGATGAAAAAATCTATGCGGGAGAGGTGAGCCACTATTTTGCAAAAGCAAAAATTGCGGAGCTGAACTTGCTCGCCCATGAACTGAAAAAAGGAGATGAATTTGTGGTTATTGGAAAAACAACGGGAGCGGTTTTTGGTCGGGTGGAGTCCATGATGAAGGATGGGGCGGAGGTGGAGGAGTGTGGTAGACAGGGTTTGGCGACCATCCCTTTGGTCGAAACGGTGCGAAAGAACGACAAGATTTATCTTCTAAAAAAACGAGCGCTCAATGCCCTTTAA
- a CDS encoding ferredoxin: MPFKIVHFQNDCIGCNSCVNIAPQSWMMDEKEGKAVLVGGKKKKAVFVAEVFDCDLEANERAAEACPMRIIQINR, translated from the coding sequence ATGCCCTTTAAGATTGTCCATTTCCAGAACGACTGCATTGGATGCAACTCTTGTGTGAATATTGCACCCCAGTCTTGGATGATGGACGAAAAAGAGGGGAAGGCGGTGCTGGTGGGAGGAAAAAAGAAGAAGGCTGTTTTTGTGGCTGAAGTTTTTGATTGTGACTTGGAGGCCAATGAGCGAGCGGCGGAGGCGTGCCCGATGCGAATCATTCAGATCAATCGCTAG
- a CDS encoding ABC-F family ATP-binding cassette domain-containing protein, translating into MLVTKDLSYETSAGPLFEGISVSLDGVSKKRVAIVGKNGCGKSTLLKLLTGELEPEQGSVNRSQEVIAYLKQDILFPNEEELVGTYLESKLEEEWMSYQIDMVLEEVGLAQEILLQPLKSLSGGQRVRIALAELLLLEPTILLLDEPTNHLDHASIEWLKTFVNAFRGTVAFVSHDRSFINAVADQIWEITAEHGVEVYSGTYDRFLVERFERYQKRLQLHEFSQREVNELEAWLAENANHPKYKFTATVAQKKKALERMEKKAPPAPVPDPRVKMKSLVAGQEGLVLNLRVNSKHFGDHELLKDTVLKVEQGDRVLIEGPNGSGKSTLLGILSGTDGDFDGTLKLRANLKIGHLGQFSKLDPNKTVLDEFGANTHIEYTSGRSVLANFLFPAELVDSKIKTLSYGQQRRLEFAILLTNKPDLLLLDEPTNHLDIFLREDLERFLLDQEIAMVLISHDQYFIKKVGITKTLKLR; encoded by the coding sequence ATGCTCGTCACCAAAGACCTCTCTTACGAAACTTCTGCCGGCCCCCTTTTCGAGGGAATCAGCGTGTCTTTGGACGGAGTTTCCAAAAAACGCGTGGCCATTGTGGGGAAAAACGGTTGTGGAAAGTCCACCCTCCTCAAGCTCCTCACGGGAGAGTTGGAGCCGGAGCAAGGGAGCGTCAATCGATCTCAGGAAGTCATTGCTTACCTCAAGCAGGACATCCTTTTCCCAAACGAAGAGGAGCTGGTGGGCACTTATTTGGAAAGCAAATTGGAAGAAGAATGGATGTCGTATCAAATCGACATGGTCCTGGAAGAAGTGGGCCTTGCGCAAGAAATTCTCCTTCAGCCCCTCAAAAGCCTGAGCGGGGGCCAACGCGTGCGCATCGCGCTCGCGGAGCTTCTACTCCTGGAACCCACCATCCTTCTTTTGGATGAACCCACCAATCACCTGGATCACGCGAGCATCGAGTGGCTCAAAACTTTTGTGAACGCTTTTCGTGGAACGGTGGCCTTTGTCTCGCACGATCGCAGTTTCATCAACGCCGTGGCGGACCAAATTTGGGAGATCACCGCGGAGCATGGAGTGGAAGTGTACAGCGGAACCTACGACCGATTTTTGGTGGAACGATTTGAACGCTACCAAAAACGACTCCAACTGCATGAGTTCAGTCAGCGAGAAGTCAATGAGCTCGAGGCCTGGCTCGCGGAAAATGCGAACCACCCCAAATACAAATTCACCGCCACGGTGGCTCAAAAAAAGAAAGCCCTGGAACGGATGGAGAAAAAAGCCCCACCCGCTCCCGTCCCCGACCCCCGCGTCAAAATGAAATCCTTGGTGGCTGGACAAGAGGGCTTGGTTTTAAACCTCCGCGTCAACAGCAAACACTTTGGGGACCACGAACTTTTAAAAGACACCGTGCTCAAAGTGGAGCAGGGCGACCGCGTGCTCATCGAAGGCCCCAACGGCTCCGGCAAAAGCACTTTGCTTGGCATTTTAAGTGGAACGGATGGAGATTTTGACGGCACCCTCAAGCTCCGCGCCAACCTCAAAATTGGTCACTTGGGGCAGTTTTCAAAGCTCGACCCCAACAAAACCGTGCTCGACGAATTTGGAGCCAACACGCACATTGAATACACTTCCGGCCGTAGCGTTCTCGCCAATTTTCTTTTCCCGGCGGAACTTGTGGACAGCAAAATTAAAACCCTGAGTTACGGCCAACAACGCCGTCTGGAGTTCGCCATTCTGCTCACCAATAAGCCCGACCTTCTTCTTTTGGATGAGCCCACCAACCACCTCGATATTTTCCTGCGTGAAGATTTGGAACGCTTTCTTTTGGATCAAGAAATCGCCATGGTGCTCATTTCCCACGACCAATATTTCATCAAAAAGGTGGGCATCACAAAAACGCTCAAGCTCCGTTAA
- a CDS encoding queuosine precursor transporter — translation MSETQEIRLADGAFKKLILALSIYLTSLFAANTLGLKVMPFLFGGHLSVSVFSFPIVFLMTDLIGEVYGKKVARSFVLAGFVSTALFVAYSLLSLWMPWSDDGLWAREGYELMFGVSTRIAVASLAAFLIAEYQDVFSFFFLKERFGKKLFWLRSMLSNLWSQLLDTVIFMFIAFYGIYELKMMISLIVTWWLYKVAMGALYSPLLYVGLRLLRGKKA, via the coding sequence ATGTCTGAAACGCAAGAAATCCGTTTGGCCGATGGGGCTTTTAAAAAGCTCATTTTGGCGCTCAGTATTTACCTTACTTCTTTGTTTGCTGCAAATACATTGGGCCTCAAAGTGATGCCTTTTTTGTTTGGAGGGCACCTTTCCGTGAGCGTGTTTTCGTTCCCCATTGTATTCTTGATGACGGATCTTATTGGAGAAGTGTATGGTAAAAAAGTAGCGCGGTCTTTTGTTTTGGCAGGGTTTGTGAGCACCGCACTTTTTGTGGCGTACTCCCTGCTCTCCCTTTGGATGCCGTGGTCTGATGACGGCCTTTGGGCAAGGGAAGGATATGAACTCATGTTCGGGGTCTCCACTCGAATTGCCGTGGCCTCTTTAGCCGCCTTTTTGATCGCGGAATACCAGGATGTATTCTCCTTTTTCTTTCTTAAAGAACGGTTTGGGAAGAAGTTGTTTTGGCTTCGATCTATGCTTTCCAACTTATGGTCTCAACTTTTGGACACCGTTATTTTTATGTTCATCGCCTTCTACGGAATTTATGAGCTCAAGATGATGATTAGTCTTATTGTGACATGGTGGCTTTATAAGGTTGCAATGGGGGCCCTCTATTCACCGCTTTTATATGTGGGGTTGCGACTTTTGAGGGGGAAGAAGGCGTAG
- a CDS encoding peptide chain release factor-like protein, producing MGDFPVPLKQKFLEKAERLRIFPEDIEEKFVRGSGSGGQKMNKTASTVWLKHLPTAMEVKVQDQREREANRMAAYRVLILKIEEKILGKKSELMQKAFKLRKQKKRRSRKAKEKVLDEKKHRGELKENRRTPQF from the coding sequence ATGGGTGATTTCCCCGTTCCGCTGAAGCAGAAATTTCTTGAAAAGGCCGAGAGGCTGCGGATTTTCCCTGAAGATATTGAGGAGAAATTTGTGAGAGGAAGCGGCAGCGGAGGACAAAAAATGAATAAAACCGCCAGTACGGTTTGGCTCAAACATTTACCCACCGCAATGGAAGTGAAAGTTCAGGATCAGAGGGAGCGGGAGGCTAATCGCATGGCGGCGTACAGGGTTTTGATCCTAAAAATTGAAGAAAAGATACTGGGGAAGAAATCCGAGTTGATGCAAAAAGCTTTTAAGCTGCGCAAGCAAAAAAAACGCCGAAGCCGCAAGGCGAAAGAAAAAGTTTTGGATGAAAAAAAGCACCGAGGCGAGCTCAAAGAAAATCGCCGAACCCCTCAATTTTAA